The genomic DNA CCCTGGAACTGGGGCTTTCCGGCTATGCGGAAAACCTGCCCGACGGCCGGGTGGAGGTGGTGGCGGAAGGCCCCGAGGAGGACCTTAAGGCCTTCTTGCACCACCTCAAGCAAGGCCCCCGCCTGGCCCGGGTGGAGGAGGTGGAGGTGCAGTGGGCCGAGGAAACCGGGCTAAAGGGGTTTTACGTGTACTGAGCCCAGGCCTGGGGCTTGGCCCCGGCGCGGAGGAGGGCCTCCGCCAGAACCCCCTTAAGCTCGGGAAGCCCCGTGCCCTTCAGGGCGGAAACCGGCACCCCGCCAAGCCGCTCCTGGAGGTAGTAGACGTCGTAAGGGGCGGCCCGGTCCACCTTGGAAAGGGCCAGGACCCGGGGGGCCTCCACCCCGAGCTCCCGGAGGAGGGCCTCCACCACCCGGTGCCGCTCCAAGGCCCCCTCCTCCGAGGCGTCCAGGACGTGGACCAGGAGGTCCGCCTCCCGCACCTCCTCGAGGGTGGCCCGGAAGGCGGTGAGGAGCTCCTCCGGCATGTGGCGGATGAAGCCCACGGTGTCGGTGAAGAGCACCTCCCCCACCCCCGGCAAAAAGCCCCGGCGGGTGAGGGGCCTCAGGGTGGCGAAGAGCTTGTCCTCCCCCGGCTCCCCGCCCCGGGCCAGGGCCTGGAGCAGGGTGGTCTTGCCAGCGTTGGTGTAGCCCACCACGGCGATGAGGGGCACCCCCCGGCGCTTCCGTTGCCGGCGCGCCTCCTCCCGCCTTTTGGCGTACTCCTCCAGCTTGCGGCTTAGGTGGGCAATGCGCTCCTGGAGGCGCCTCCGGTCCACCTCCAGCTTGGTTTCGCCGGGGCCCCGGGTGCCGATGCCGCCCCCGAGGCGGCTCAGCTCCTTCCCCTTCCCCACCAAGCGGGGGAGGAGGTACTTGAGCTGGGCCAACTCCACCTGGGCCTGGGCCTCCGGGGTCTTGGCGTGCAGGGCGAAGATGTCCAGGATGAGCTGGGTGCGGTCCAGGACCTTAAGCCCCGTGGCCCGTTCTATCTCCCGGGCCTGGGCGGGGGAAAGCTCCAGGCCGAAAATGAGGGTGGAGGCGTTTTCGTGGTAGGCGAGGCTCTTTAGCTCCTCCAGCTTGCCCAGGCCCACCAGGTACCGGGGGTCGAGGTGCTTGCGAAAGACGAGCAGGCGCTTCACCGGCACCCCCCCAGCGGTGCGGGTGAGCTCAGCGAGCTCCTGGAGGGCGGCCTCCGCCTCGGGGCCCTCCCCCAGATCCACCCCCACCAAGATGGCCCTTTCCCCGCTTCCGTCCTGGAGTTCCCGCACCCGGGCCTGCCGGGCCAGCTCCTCCTCCAAGGCCTCCACCTCCTTGCGGTGGTCCAGGTCCAGGTACTGGAAGTAAGGCCTGGGGGGCAGGATGCGCCAGTCCTCCTCCAAAGCCTTGGGGGGAGAGAGGAAGGCCAGGTGGAGGGTGTGGGGCCTTCCCTCCGCCACCTCGAGGGCGGCCATGCTGTCCAGGCGGTGCAGGAAAAGCACGGAAAGGTCGGGCCGGGAAAGCCCCCCGGGGGAGAGGTGGGTGTGGAGGAGGCGGAAGCCGGAAAGCCTGCGCTCCGCCCTCGCCCCCTCGGGGATGGGGAGCTCCTTGGCGTCCCCCACCCCCACCCGCACCACCCGGCCCTCCCGGTCCAAAAGAAGGCTCAAGGGCCTTCCCACCTCAGCCGAAAGCTGGGCCAGGGCCTGGGCCAGCTCGGGGGTGATGACCCGCTCCGGGGGCACCCGGCGGCGGTAGAGGTTGGACAGCTTTTTAAGCTCGCTCTTCTTGAGCCCTTCCGTCCTGCCGAAGATCTTCTCCAATGCCCCTTCAGTATAGCAAAAAGGAAGCCCTCGAGCGTAAAGTGGGGCCCGTGCGCTGGCTCCTCCTCGCCCTCTTCCTCCTCCCCGCCTGGGCCAAGGAGGGCTACGCCTTCCTGGTGGTCCTGGGGGCGGCCCAGTACGGGGGCAGGCCCTCCCCCGCCCTGGAGCGCCGCCTCGAGGCCGCCCTCACCCTCTACCGTAAGGGCCTCGCCCCCCGCATCGCCGTGGCCGGGGGAAAGGCCCCGGGGGACACCTGGAGCGAGGGGGAGGTGGGTTGCCGCTACCTGGCCCGGCGAGGGGTGCCCCGGGAAGCCCTCCTTTGCGAAACCCAAAGCCAAAACACCTACGAGAACCTCCTCTTCCTCAGGCCCCACCTCCAGGGCCCTGTCCTCCTCATCACCGACGCCCCCCACCTCCCCCGGGCCCTCTTCCTGGCCCGGCTTCTGGGGTTAGAAGCGGCGGGCTACCCCGTCCCCGGACCCTATCCCTTGGGCTACTGGGTGCGGGAAGCCCTCTACCGGCTTTGGCTTTACCTGGGCCTAAGGCCCCTTCCCCGGGAGCTCAAGCCCCCTCCTCCAAACGTTTCAAGGACTCCAGATATCCCTCCAAAAGGCCCCTGAACTGGGTCAGGAAGAGGGCCTTCTCCCGCTTGGCCCGCTCGATTTCCCCGCGGATGCGCTTTAGCTCCTCCGCCGCTTCCCGCACCACCTGCTCTTTGGCCGCCTGGGCCTCCTTGCGGATGAGCTCCGCCTCCTTCTCCGCCTGGGCCTTGAGCTCACGGGCGATCCTCTCCGCCGCTACCACCGCCCGCCGCAGCTCCCCTTCCGCCTCCTTTAGCCGGGCGGCCTCCTCCTCCAGGGAGCGCACCCGCTCCCTCAGGGCCTCGTTCTCCTGGATGAGGGCCTCCATCACCTCCGCCACCCGGGCCAGATAGCCCCGCACCGCCTCCTTCTGGTAGCCGCGAAGCCCCGTGGGGAACTCCTGGTAGCGGACGTCCAAGGGGGTGAGATCCATGTGTCCCTAGTCTACAAAAAGGGCCCGCCCGATCCGCACCAACGTGGCCCCCTCCTCCACCGCAAAGACGTAATCGTCGGACATGCCCATGGAGCGCTCGGGGAGGCCGTAGCGGTCGGCGAGCTCCGAAAGCCTCTTGAAGATGGGGCGCACCACCCCTTCAGGGCCCACGGGGGGCACGGTCATGAAGCCCAGGACCTCGAGGTGGGGCATCTCCCGCACCCGGGCGAGGAGTTCGGGAAGCTCCTCCTCCAAGACCCCGTGCTTCTGGGGCTCCCGCCCCAGGTTCACCTCCACCAGCACCCGAAGCCGCTTTCCCGCCTTGGCCCCCACCCCTTCCAAGGCCTCGGCCAGGCGCAGGGAGTCCAGGGAGTGGATGAGGGCGAAGCGGGGGGCGAACTTGGCCTTGTTGCGCTGCAGGTGGCCCACCAGGTGCCACTCCGCCCTGAGGGCCTCCATCTTCTTCAAGGCCTCCTGCACCCGGCTTTCCCCCAAGGGGAAGGCCCCGTAGCGGAGGACCTTCTCCCGGATCTCCTCCGGGGTGCGCCCCTTGGTCACCGCCACCAACCGCACCTCCTCCGGCCTCCGCCCGGAACGCTGGCAGGCGGCGGCGATGCGCTCCAGGACCTCGGGAAGCCCCATCTAAAGCGCCGCCAAAATGCCGCGCACAAAGCGGCGGAAAATGGGCCCCGTCTCCGCCGCCACCCTTAAGACCTCCTCCTCCGTGGCGTGGTGCTCCCGCTCGGGCACCGCCATGTCCGTGATGGTGGAAAGGCCCAAGACCCTGGCCCCCAGGTGCCTAAGGGCGATCACCTCGGGCACCGTGGACATGCCGATGGCATCGGCCCCAAGCTCCCGGAGCATCCTAAGCTCGGCCCGGCTGGCGAAGCTCGGCCCCATGAACCAGGCGTAGACCCCCTCAAAGAGGTGGAGGTCCTGCTGCCGGGCCACCCCGCGGGCCAGGGCGAGGAGCTCCGGATCGTAGGCCTCGAACATCACGGGGAAGCGGGGGCCCAGGCGCTCGTCATTGGGGCCCCGCAAGGGGTTGGCCCCGGCGAAGTTGATGTAGTCCAGGTGGAGCATGATGCCCCCAGCGCGGAAGCGGGGGTTTAACCCCCCGGCGGCGGAGGTGAGGATAAAGGTCTTGGCCCCGAGGAAGTAGCCCACCCGCACGGGGAAGACCACCTCGCTGGCGCTATACCCCTCGTAGTAGTGGACCCGGCCCTGGTAGACGAGGACCTTTTTGCCCTCGAGGTACCCCAGCACGAGCCGCCCGGCGTGCCCCGGGGCGGTGGAAAGGGGGAAGTGGGGGATCTCCCGGTAGGGGATCTCTGCCACCTTCTCCACCTCCTCCGCCAAAGGCCCAAGCCCCGAGCCCAACACCACCCCCACCTCGGGAACGAAGTCCGTCTTGGACTGGATGTAGCGTACCGCCTCTTGGATCTCCTCGTAGACGCCCATCCCCGCCATTTTACTCTCACCGCCCCTTCACCGCCTTCCGGTATGCTCTTCGCCATGAAGCGGCTTTTCCCCCTGGTCTTCCTCGGCCTCCTGGCCCTGGCCGCCCCCCTCAAGGACGTGGTGGTGGAGGGAGGCGACCCCGTGCTCCAGGCCCTAGCCCGGGCCGCCTTGCCCTTCGGTGTGGGGGACGAACCGGGGAACCTGGAGGAGGCCCAAAAGGCCATCCTGGCCACGGGCTACTTCCAAAAGGTGGAGTTGCGCCTGGAAGGGGACGTGCTGAAGGTCCTCCTCACCCCCTACCCCCCCATCCAAGAGGTCAAGGTGGAGGGAAAAGCCTTCCCCCAGGAAAGCCTCCTCCGCTTCCTGGAGCAAAACTTCGCCATCGGCAAGGAGGCCACCTACAACCCCTTAAGGGCCCAGGAGGCGGCCAAGGCCCTGGCGGAGGCCTATCGGCAAAACGGCTTCCCCTTCACCCCTAAGGTCTCGGTGGAAACCAAGGAACAGGGGGGCGGCATCCTCCTCACCTTCCGCGTGGAGGAAAGCCCCGAGGTGAAGGGGGTGCGCCTGGAAGGGGTTTCCCTCCTCCCCCAAGAGACGTTGGCCAAGCTTTTGGACCCCCTCAAGGGTCCCTTCGACTTCGCCAAGTACCAGGAGGCCCTAAGGGGCATCGCCCAGCGCTACGAGGGGGCGGGCTACCGCTATAGCGGCCCCGACCCAGAGGCAAGCCGCTTGGAAGACGGGGTCCTCACCGTGCGGGTGCGGGAGCTCAAGGTGGTGCGGGTGGAGGGGGAGGGTCTAGACCTCACCGACTTCCCCCTGAAACCCGGGGACTACCTGAACTATAACGCCCTTCTGGAAGGGGTCCAGGCCCTTTCCAAGAAGCTTTCCCGGGTGGTGAACTTCACCCTGGTGCCGGAAGGGGAGGGCGTGGTGGTGCAGCTCGCCCTAGGCCCCGAGGGCGGGGTGATAGAGAAGGTGGAGCTCAAAGGGAACACCGCCTTCCCCACGGAAACCCTCCTCGCCCTCCTCCGCCTCAAGCCGGGGGAGGTCTACACCCCCGCCTTAGCCCAGGAGGACGCCCGGCGCCTCGCCAGCTTCTACCAGGAAAAGGGCTACGAGGTGGCGGACGTCCGCTACCGCTTCCAGGGGGGAACCTTTGAGCTCGAGGTCCTGGAGCTAAAGATCGGGGGCTACCGCCTGGAGTGGCAGGGGGACCACCGCACCCAGGAGGAGGTGATCCTTAGGGAGCTTCCTGAACCGGGAAGCCTCTTCTCTGTACAAGCCTTGCGCCAGGCGATGAGCCGCCTCATGGCCACGGGGCTTCTGGCCGAGCCCCCCGGGGTGCGCCTTATGCCCGGGGAAAAGGAAGACGAGGTCATCGTAGCCTTCTCCCTAAAGGAGGCCCGCACAGGACTCTTTCAACCCGCCATCGGCTGGAGTTCCTTAGAGGGGTGGTCGGGAAGCTTGACCTTCAAAGAAATCAACTTGTTTGGGCTCGGCCATCAAGCTTCGGCAGACCTGGCTTGGGTCCAAAACGACGCACGGGACAACCTTTCCTTTTCCCTGGGGTACACTATTCCCTGGCTTTACCTGGACTGGGGCGACCTTAAAGAGGTACGCACTTCCCTCTCCCTTAGCGCCTACTCTGTCCCTATAGGAAACAATATCCTCTACGACGGGACCGTAGACACGGGCTGGCAATACACGGAGAGGAGAACCGGTTTTGGCTTAAGCCTCTCCCGCCCCCTATCCAAGGAGCTACTCAACTTACGGATCTCAATGGGTCTATCCGCCCAAAGGCTGCGGTACGGCTTGGAAATCTACGATGGCAAGGCCCCTTGCAACCCCTCCGCTGGCCCCTCGGACCCCAACTACTGCGACGGTACCGGGTACAAGGACGTAAACCTCGCACAAAGCCTCTTACCCACCCCTGCCTGGAACCTCCGCCTGGACACCGGCCTTGCCTACATCCAGGTGGACAATCCTCGCTTCCGCACCCAAGGGTACGAGCTAAGCCTATCCTCTGGTATCGGCGTGTCTTTCCCGGACACCGGGGGCCGACAGGCCTACGTCCCCCTGGTAGGGACGGGTAAAACCTATATCCCCCTTACCGAGGACCGGCGTCACGCCCTGGCCTTCCGCCTTTCCGCTGGAACCCTCCTAGGCGCTCCTCCTAAAAGCGAGCGCTTCTACCTTTCTGGAAGCGGCGGCGAAGCCTTCCTGCTCCGTGGCTACGACGAGCGTAAGTATAGCGGCCTCTCCTTCGTCACAGGTTCGGTGGAATACCGCTACGATTTCAACCTCTCTCCCCAAGGAGGTACCAACCTTTACGGCATCGTCTTCGCCGATGGCGGCTTCACTGACAACACCCAAGGCCTGAAGTGGGGCGGGGGCATAGGGCTTCAGCTGGATTTGGACGTCTTCGGCGTCCTCCTCCCCTCCTTGCGGCTGGACTACGCCTTCAGCCCGGAAAAGCCCACGGGCATCCTGCACTTCCGCATCGGGCCCATGTTCTAATCCTGGCATACTGGTCCTGACGCTCATGAAGGCCTACCTGGGTCTTTATACCGCCAGGCTAGAAACCCCAGCCCGGAGCCTAAAGGAGAAGC from Thermus sp. LT1-2-5 includes the following:
- a CDS encoding acylphosphatase, which translates into the protein MPRLVALVKGRVQGVGYRAFAQKKALELGLSGYAENLPDGRVEVVAEGPEEDLKAFLHHLKQGPRLARVEEVEVQWAEETGLKGFYVY
- a CDS encoding purine-nucleoside phosphorylase is translated as MAGMGVYEEIQEAVRYIQSKTDFVPEVGVVLGSGLGPLAEEVEKVAEIPYREIPHFPLSTAPGHAGRLVLGYLEGKKVLVYQGRVHYYEGYSASEVVFPVRVGYFLGAKTFILTSAAGGLNPRFRAGGIMLHLDYINFAGANPLRGPNDERLGPRFPVMFEAYDPELLALARGVARQQDLHLFEGVYAWFMGPSFASRAELRMLRELGADAIGMSTVPEVIALRHLGARVLGLSTITDMAVPEREHHATEEEVLRVAAETGPIFRRFVRGILAAL
- a CDS encoding YggS family pyridoxal phosphate-dependent enzyme produces the protein MGLPEVLERIAAACQRSGRRPEEVRLVAVTKGRTPEEIREKVLRYGAFPLGESRVQEALKKMEALRAEWHLVGHLQRNKAKFAPRFALIHSLDSLRLAEALEGVGAKAGKRLRVLVEVNLGREPQKHGVLEEELPELLARVREMPHLEVLGFMTVPPVGPEGVVRPIFKRLSELADRYGLPERSMGMSDDYVFAVEEGATLVRIGRALFVD
- a CDS encoding DivIVA domain-containing protein, giving the protein MDLTPLDVRYQEFPTGLRGYQKEAVRGYLARVAEVMEALIQENEALRERVRSLEEEAARLKEAEGELRRAVVAAERIARELKAQAEKEAELIRKEAQAAKEQVVREAAEELKRIRGEIERAKREKALFLTQFRGLLEGYLESLKRLEEGA
- the hflX gene encoding GTPase HflX, which produces MEKIFGRTEGLKKSELKKLSNLYRRRVPPERVITPELAQALAQLSAEVGRPLSLLLDREGRVVRVGVGDAKELPIPEGARAERRLSGFRLLHTHLSPGGLSRPDLSVLFLHRLDSMAALEVAEGRPHTLHLAFLSPPKALEEDWRILPPRPYFQYLDLDHRKEVEALEEELARQARVRELQDGSGERAILVGVDLGEGPEAEAALQELAELTRTAGGVPVKRLLVFRKHLDPRYLVGLGKLEELKSLAYHENASTLIFGLELSPAQAREIERATGLKVLDRTQLILDIFALHAKTPEAQAQVELAQLKYLLPRLVGKGKELSRLGGGIGTRGPGETKLEVDRRRLQERIAHLSRKLEEYAKRREEARRQRKRRGVPLIAVVGYTNAGKTTLLQALARGGEPGEDKLFATLRPLTRRGFLPGVGEVLFTDTVGFIRHMPEELLTAFRATLEEVREADLLVHVLDASEEGALERHRVVEALLRELGVEAPRVLALSKVDRAAPYDVYYLQERLGGVPVSALKGTGLPELKGVLAEALLRAGAKPQAWAQYT
- a CDS encoding POTRA domain-containing protein, encoding MKRLFPLVFLGLLALAAPLKDVVVEGGDPVLQALARAALPFGVGDEPGNLEEAQKAILATGYFQKVELRLEGDVLKVLLTPYPPIQEVKVEGKAFPQESLLRFLEQNFAIGKEATYNPLRAQEAAKALAEAYRQNGFPFTPKVSVETKEQGGGILLTFRVEESPEVKGVRLEGVSLLPQETLAKLLDPLKGPFDFAKYQEALRGIAQRYEGAGYRYSGPDPEASRLEDGVLTVRVRELKVVRVEGEGLDLTDFPLKPGDYLNYNALLEGVQALSKKLSRVVNFTLVPEGEGVVVQLALGPEGGVIEKVELKGNTAFPTETLLALLRLKPGEVYTPALAQEDARRLASFYQEKGYEVADVRYRFQGGTFELEVLELKIGGYRLEWQGDHRTQEEVILRELPEPGSLFSVQALRQAMSRLMATGLLAEPPGVRLMPGEKEDEVIVAFSLKEARTGLFQPAIGWSSLEGWSGSLTFKEINLFGLGHQASADLAWVQNDARDNLSFSLGYTIPWLYLDWGDLKEVRTSLSLSAYSVPIGNNILYDGTVDTGWQYTERRTGFGLSLSRPLSKELLNLRISMGLSAQRLRYGLEIYDGKAPCNPSAGPSDPNYCDGTGYKDVNLAQSLLPTPAWNLRLDTGLAYIQVDNPRFRTQGYELSLSSGIGVSFPDTGGRQAYVPLVGTGKTYIPLTEDRRHALAFRLSAGTLLGAPPKSERFYLSGSGGEAFLLRGYDERKYSGLSFVTGSVEYRYDFNLSPQGGTNLYGIVFADGGFTDNTQGLKWGGGIGLQLDLDVFGVLLPSLRLDYAFSPEKPTGILHFRIGPMF
- a CDS encoding YdcF family protein, producing MGPVRWLLLALFLLPAWAKEGYAFLVVLGAAQYGGRPSPALERRLEAALTLYRKGLAPRIAVAGGKAPGDTWSEGEVGCRYLARRGVPREALLCETQSQNTYENLLFLRPHLQGPVLLITDAPHLPRALFLARLLGLEAAGYPVPGPYPLGYWVREALYRLWLYLGLRPLPRELKPPPPNVSRTPDIPPKGP